The Papio anubis isolate 15944 chromosome 2, Panubis1.0, whole genome shotgun sequence region CAATGCAACCACCCTGCACACCCACACCACCCTGACTTCTCATGCACACGCCGACACCAGCACACACAACACCTGCAGGATCACGAGTCTGGAGATGGGGGACAGAGAGGCAGCCCCCGGCTCCCTCCACTCAGCAAGGGCTCTGCCCCTAACTCCTCCTGACCGGTGGCCGCCAGGATGGATCCACTCAGCAGGGCACGACCGAGCCCTCCGAGAAGACAACGTGGAGTCTCTGGGGTGGTTCTGGCCCCCAACCCCAACCTCGCGACCACAGCAGCGCCACAGGGCGGCCCAAGAAGTAGGCAAGACAATGAGGGGGCAGGGCCAAGCTGGAGGGGCGCGGCCTCAGGTGTTGTCGGCCCCGCCCGGCGAAGGAATGCAAACGCGCTTGCGGGACGCCTGGCCGGGTTGCGGTCTTGGACGAATGGCGTGCGAGGGCGACCGGATGAAGAGATGAAATCTTGGGGAAACCACGAGCCGGGGCGAGATGTGGGGCAGGGACTGCACGgccggggaaactgaggcccagttcAGCGACGGCCACGCGGAGGGGGGCGAGTGAGCCCAGAGGGGGTCACGGGCCAAGGGAACGCGAGCCAGGCGAGACTGAGACCGCGACCCTGGGACCGTGGCTACGGCAGTCCGAGACGCCGCGCGCGCACGCACAGTCGGAGAGCAGCTACAAAACTAGGCCAGGTTTATTGCCGATAAGGGAGAACCGGGGCCGCCGTTAGGAATTAAGGCCACAGGCGGCCCTCGTGCTCTGACGAAACGGGGACTTGGAAGCCGGGGAACCCCGCCCCAGACTGTGCAAAAAGTGCTGCTACGGCCACAGACGCCAGCGCTGACTCTCAGGGCCGCCCCTCAGCCGGCGAGGGGCAGGACTTCCGCCCGCCAATCCCTGAGGGAGTAACATCGCCCGCCAATCCCTGAGTTGGGCAGGGTGGGGCCCCGCCCACCCCCTGGGCGGCCCACCCCGGGGTGTTCCCGTCGACTTCTGGGCGGGGCCTTCCGGGCCAAGCCCGTCGGGGGCGGGGCCCGAGCAGCCGGACTGGCCAGGTTCAGCGCGCCTCAGCAGGGTTGTATTCCGTCTCTCCCGAGGACACCTGGGAGATCCGCCGCGAGGACCGCCACAGCTTCCGCGCGAACTGGCTGCTGCGCACCTGGTGGGCGTAAGGGTTGAGTAGGGTCAGCTGGGACCGCCGCGCTGCGCCCCGCCCCGTTCGAGGGGCCTCCCCACCCTCGCCCCATCCTCACCTCAGAAGGCTGCCCGGCGCCCACCACGATGAGCTTGCCGTCCTCCAGGCCCACCAGCACGTGGCTGCGCTCCTTGGTCACGGCCACGCTGCGGATGGCCACCTTCATGGGCAGGGGAGGCGCGGCCGGGAGCAGTCTGGAAGGGAGAGGGGATATACACCAGCTTGCGACTGCAAGGGGGTTTTGCGACCAGCAGATACCCCTTATCCCATATACCCTCTCTGTCCTCATTTTAAGGATGGCTAAATTGAAACTTTTATACACAAAGAAATCTCCCACAACTGTGGCTAAGCCGAGGCGCAGGGCAAGACCTCCCTATGGGAAGATGAGGGGACAGGTAACAAACCTTGAAATATGTGCCCACAAACATGTATGGTGTGTGGATTCCTAGGGGGAATCTCCCCCCGCTTTATTCTACACCAATGACCACAACCTTCAGGGGCCATGAACTCATAAATGGGGGGGCTTACGTGTTTAGTTGGAGGATGTGCAGGGCGCACTGGGCGGTGCCCAGCAACACAAAGTCCTCTGTCACCGTCAGGGCTGTAGGCTGCTCTGCCAGGGGCAGTGAAGCCCGCAACTTCCCATTGACCGAATACAGGTGCAAGGAGTAGGTGACCTGGAGGAAGCAGGGAGTGTCAGCAAGGACAGGATCCCAACTGCCCCTCCATCTTTGCTGGGTACCCCTTCCCCATACCTGGGCCCCAGGACGTTCCCACGCTGAGCTCTGTACCACAATCTGGCCTTCGGACCCCAATGCCAGGTGGAAAATAGGTCCAGGCACTGAGGCACTCGGAGGCTGTAGTGCTGCCACAAACTGGCCACGGCGTACAGTGTGTATGATCACAGTTCCATCCTGCAGGAAGGCAACTTAGGGTCCTGGGCAGGAATCTGGGCTCCAGGGGGATTGCCCAGCAAACTCACCCTCCCCAgggcacatgcatacacacacctCAGATCCAGACACAGCCATGTCAAGTTCAGTGTTGATGGccacacagctcactgcagccccatgCCCATACAGGACCTGCACAGGCTTTGGTGCCAGGCCTACTGACAGACCACCCTGTGGATGACCAGGGTTGGCTTAGGACTGGCCCCTGAGGCTCAGGAAACGAAGGCCTTGTCCAAGACTAGAGAGCTGGAGGGTCATGGAACCCCAGACTTGCTCATGGTagcaaagggaagggaaagacagGAGGGCAGGACCGGAAGGCCACCGAGGGATGGATGGGCTGTAGGTCTGGGCTATGGGGACCCCACAGAGCTGCCTATCAGGCACACCTGATGCAGGAGCCGCCACACCATGCATGTGGTGTCCCGGGAGCCTGAGATGAGGTAGATGCCACAGGTGTCCAGTGCAAGGCAGGTTACTACATCTGCACGGGAAGGGGAGGGTACAGGCAAAATGGAGGAATCACATCCGCTCCGGCCAGCCTCAGAACCCGGCCCCATACCTGCGTGCCTCCAAGGCTGTTCATACCAAGGTGGCGGCTGAGCTGGCTCAACAGCTTGCCACGGGATAGTGCAGTCACTCGCAGGCTGCCATCCCAGTGGCCCCCGCTGAATAGCAGCTTTCCGTCAGGGGCCACTGCCAGTGCTTGTCCGCTCACACCACTGTCTGGCACCCATGGGCCACTCAGCAGTCGCTGCGTCCTGACCCAGTGAGGGGGATGGCAAGTGAGGCCAGGCCACATGGAAGAGACCCAGGCCCTCAGGGAGCCTGGTCAGACCTTTCCCCTGCAGCTGGCCTACATTCTGATTAGGGAGAGGAATAATTCAGGGTGCAGAGCATTTGTAGCCCACCCCACCCACAGCCCTCTGTCCTACTTGTGGCTGCCCATGGTGGGGTCTTTGCTGAAGCTGAAGTAGTTGCTTATGTTGCGGTCATAGGGCAACCAGCTGTGGGTACCCAGCAGCCCACTGGCACTCACGGTCACCTGAAGGCAGGAGGGGGCAGAGATGGGTTtgtggcagaggcagaggggGAGTGGAGCTGAGCTAGGGCTCTGCACAATGCACTTACCAACAGGTCTGGGGAACCCTGGGTGATGAAGGAGTGGGGCTGCCGGTGGGGGACCAGAGCTAGCACCAGGGGTACACCATCACTGACGACCTGCAGGGACAAGGGCAGGCCTAGCTATGCCTGAGTACTATCAGATTACACTATCTTCTCCCTGAAGCATCATCCCTTCCTTTACCCTCAGTCCCCAGGGGTCACGGAGTAGGTATCACAGATGCAGAGGTCCCTCCAAGCAACAGGCAGAGACTTTAGGAGGGCATCTCAGAAAGTGGGTGAGAAGCTGGGACAGACGTGGAAGATGCTTCCAGAGTATCACGCTTAGTTTCAACCTTGGTCCTCCCACCCTGTTATTCCTTGTCCCCCTAGCCCAAaggcaggaagagagggaaaCCTAAAAAAAAGTCAGGCCTGGGGGCAACATTCAGGAATGTTCCTGCCTAGGAAGGCGATGGAAGGGGTCCAAGGACAGATCTCCTCCCTCCTGATCTCCCTAAGGCTTTCAGAGCTTGTTAGGTGAGTCAACACTTTATCCTGGCCCTGATGAGGAGGGCACCCCTCCTGCCCCCATACTCTTCCCATGTTAACTCATTTTCTAAGGTGCTTTGAAATCAGTGACCTTGATTAGGGTTCCCATCTGCCCCAAGTGGTTGGTAAGGACAGTGGGGTTAAACCCATTTCACATAATATAAAGTTGAGGTCCTGTCTTCCTCTCACCTCTGCAAAGAATGCCTTGAGTTGGTCCAGGTGCTGGAAGATGCTAGGTGAGTTAGTGTCCAGGCGTGCAAGGCGATGGGCTGCTTCCTCAGCTGAGAGCCGAGTTGGATGTGGCTCCTGTGGGCAAGTGGCTGGTCAGCACCATGGCGTGGGCATCCCTGGCCACTATCCTCTAAGCTGGCTTTACCTTCAGCAGCTGACAGGGAGTTTGCCCAAAGTTGCTGATAATACCCTCCAGAGCCTTCCGTTCCCGCTCATCTGTCACATGGTCCAGGTCTACAGCCCCTGGGAAGGTAGGCAGAGCAGTCAGGGCTCCCCACGTGCCCTCTGCATCCACCCCTCCTGATTTTGTCCTGGCCCCAACAGTCCAGCACACTGCCCACCCTCATAGGTGCAGTAATAGAAGACATTGAGGGCCTCCTCGGCAGCTGGCCCCCGCTGCTTGTAGCCAAAGATGAGGTCGATCCACTCGTGCAGGTGGGCAGACACATACTCCGACTCCTGGGAGTAGGGAGGCAGCAATCAGTGCAGGGACGGCTGACCCCCCATGACCTTCAGAACCCCGGCTGCCTGCCATTTGCCTGTGGTTGCTTCCTCACCAGAGCCTGGCGGTGCTGCTGGATGAAGTCCTCAGGAGAGCTGGCCCACGGGGGCAGCACTACATCGCCCACCTTCTCGTTGGTCAGCTGGAGACAGCCCAGGTCAAAACCTGGCACAAAGGACTGCGTCAGCTGTCTCCCTGTCCATCCCAACTGCCCCCTGGCCACTCCACCATCTGCCCTCCATCCCCACACCTGCCCGCTCCAGTGCCAGCACCTCACACCTACCGTTCTGGTTCTCCAGGAAGTCAGGAAAGTAGAAGAATTCTGGGATGAGCTCCTTCACATCGGCGGGGCTCTCCAGGCGtgcctgccaggctgctgccacTGAGTGGAACTGCCGGTCGGAGCAGTcaaagctgggggaggggcatgggGCCAAGGTGAGGTGGGGAGAATGGGAACAGGGAGGGAGATGCTGTGgctggagggaagaagggagccAAGGGTGGGCCCAGGATGTGGGGAGGACCAGCCTCCTCCCCCAGTCTGCCCACCAGCCCCTGGGCTGTACCGGCCACTCTGCAGCTGGACGTGCAGGGAGGTGAAGGGCTCCACGCGGATAAGGTAGTGCATCACGCCTGCTGCATTGGAGTAGTGGGTGCCATAGTGGAACTTGTCAATGGTCCCCGCTGGGTCCTCAAAGCTTTCATACCTGGGGCCACAGTTGGACATGTCAGCAGAAGCCCTCCCCTCACCTTTCCCTACCCGCTAAGCCCAGCCCTGCCCGCATGCTCACTTCTCCCTCACGAGCTGGGCATGCTTGGGGTTCACCACACCGATGGGCTTAGACAGGTCCCGGAAGACGGCTGGGTTGCTGAGGTCCAGGGTTGGGGACACGTAGTCCTGCAGGACCCAGGGGAACTGGCCGCCCACCCAAGCAGGGGCTGCATGAGGGCCCTGACGGCCTACCagcccaccctgccctgccctcaccctcaccctcaagAAGGCGGGTACAGAACCTGCCCACAGGTTGGGGGAGCACCACTTAGAGGGGTCACAGGGGAGCAAGACAGACTGTCCTGGAACAGGATTCCTTTTGAGGAATAGAGGCtaggtggggaggggaaggtaGTGAGGCTGGGGACCTCTGGGGGTTGGCAGGGAACAGAGGCCAGCTCTTCATTGGCACACCTACCCAGGACCAAGCTCAGGGCTTGGCCCACTGGCAGGTACCTACACTTGGGGGAACCAAGGGCTGATAGGTCagaggggcaggggtggaggggtACAGAGTGAGGCCCTCACCACAGGGTACTGAGACAGGTCATTGTAGGTCCGCCCCGCAATGGTGTTGAGTTGCATCAAGTACTCGAAGTTGGATATCTCACGCTGTACCCATTTCTGGGGACAGGGGCAATCAAGATGTGAGCCAGGTGGGCTGTCCAGCACTGCCCCCTGATTCAGGGTCCCAACTTCACATCCCTCACACTCCGGGCTCTCACCTGTGTAAGGCCTGAGGCACGCAGCATCTCCTGGGGGGAGCGGCTGCTTAGGTAGCCTTGAGAGGGAGGCCGTAGGCGCAAGAGCCACGAGTACACCTGGTTCCGTACCTGGGTGTGGGGTGGGatggggccaggctggggcctGGGAGTCTGGCTAGGAGATGAGGCTGGGGTCGTGCCCACCTTGCATGGGAAGTTGAGGAAGTAGTTGGCCTGATCGATAAAGAAGAGCTCAAGTGCTGAACGGCGCAGGTTGAAACGCCGCAGGTGGACCTCACGCAGCTGGGCCAATGGGCGCCGGAAATCATAGCCAATGCCTATGGGGAGGAACAGCAGGTACAGGAGTCACTCACCCCAAGCCCACCCAGACCTCAGCCATTCCCTGCCATCTTCCCAACCCACACCACCAGGACGCACCCTCCTCAGTTTCGACACGCTCAGTGCTGCCATCGTAGAAGTACACATTCTGTGTGGTGACCTCCAGCAGCCCTGGGACCACGGCCACTACCGTCACCAGCTGGCACTCAGCCGACAGCACCAGCTTCTCACGCTGCTCATCCAGTTCTGCTGCTTCCATCCTAAAGACCAGCAACCTACCTCAGGCTCTAGGCTCTGGGACCCCCTTCTTCACAAGCCCAAAGGGCATCCAAGTGCCATTGAGTCATGGGGTATATACTCTCATGACTCCCAGAGATGGGGAGGGGCTGTCTAGGGTCCAGAACCTACTGGTCCCAGCCCCTGTCCCCAGCCTGCCACCCACTAGGCTTCTGAATATTTTGCCAGGATGCCAACCCTTGTCCCCTGCTCCCCTCACCCAGCCCCTGCCCACTCCCTGGGCCCCCTTCCCGCTCTGGTTTGTTTCTCAGTGCTGTCCTCGGGTGCCTGGCTGTTAAAAGAGAAACTCAGCCCTGTTAGGAGACTTTCCCACCCCCCATCTGGCTTTGGACAGTCCCTTCAGGGGGATGTAGTCAGGCAGCAGAAGAGGGAGTTGATCCCACAGAGGCATGCACACACTGGAGCAGACCCCTTGCCCACCACCCCAGTCCGATCTCTCCAGGGCCTCACTCACGGGGTCTCCAGCTCAGCCAGCTCATCTTCGCCGAGCTGGTCCTCCTGCAGCTCCTCGGGTGGGGTGCTCACTTTGGCCTCTTTGGTCACTGCCAGAGGCAGTGAGGCCTCCTCAGTGGGTGTCAGGGGAACCTCACCTGCAAGGGGCCAAGGGTACTCAGATGAAGCAAGGCAGGATGGGACACGGGACAATTGAGTTGGGCGGACCCAGCTCAGCATACTCCCTCACCCAGATTGTCACGGAGGGCACTGGCTTCCAGGTGAGGGTCGAAGTGATGGTTGGGCACCAGCTTCAGACGCATGCGTGAGTATGTCTCAGCGCTGGACAGTTTCCAGCGGAGGGTGGGAGGGTCCCTGTAGAATGTCCCCCAGGTCATGGGTCGGTAGAAGGCTGTAGACACCCCCATCCCTCACCCCAAAGGCAGTCTGGGGTTCCAGGTGACCCCCTCCCTCCCAAGCCCCACCCCTCCACAGTGACACTGCCTCAAGCCCGGCCCACCTCAGCGCCCATGCCCCACATGGGCTGGCGAGCTGGCGCCACAGCGTGCCCCAGTGCAGCAGGGCTGTGGAGTGCTGCGCTGCCTGCTGCTTCAGCGCTGCCGTGTAGCGCAGCCCCTCCAGGCGCGCCCGCCTCTGCGCAGGTTCCAGCACCAGCTCCTGGGGTGGGGGAAATAGGTCAGTCCCCTGGCTGCTGCCTGTCCTACCCCTATTTCTCCACCTTGTGAGACATCTCCTGGGCGCATGTGTGGATCAGtttcccatccccacccctgtGGCACACCTGGAAGGCCCGACGACTCTGGGCACGCTCCCGCTGGCGCCGCTGCCCACTGCTCATGAGCATGTCATAGCAGGCATTCCAGAAACCTGACATAAGGTCGTGGCTCTTAGCATACGTGTCCATTTCGAACTGGGACATGGTTGGCTGCACCTGGAGGATTGGTCAGAGGAGAACAGTGCTCGATATGGGCCCCAGTCCCCACTCCTcttcctgggccccacctccaggcACCTGTTTGTCGATGAAGTGGCGCCATTCGGGTGTGGCACAAAAAGCCTGGAAGTCTTCAAAGAAGGTGGGGCTGCCATTGGTGGGTGGCAGGGAGGGTAGTCCCCACTGCAGCCCCAGCGGCTCATAGGCACGGTCTAGCAGCGTGCGTACCAGCGGCACCAGCCAGGAGCAGCGCTCTGCGGCTGCTGTGGCTGCAGGTGGGGGCCCTGTCTTATCAGTGGCTGACTCGGAGGAAGAGGTGTTCAGCGCCCGCCCCAGTGCAGCCTCCAGCTTGGAGAGCACATAGCAGGCTTCCTCCTGGCGGGCTGGCACTGCAGTCTGTAGCAGCATGTGCAATCTCACATAGGCCTGGGCATGCAGCTGTGGGTGCAAGAGAGATGAGTGGCACCCAGCCACTCTTGGAGCTCCCCACACCTCCCATGCCCCCTGCCCCCATGTTCACCCTGTGCTCACCTGTGGGTCTTCCAGCAGGATGTAGCCAAGCACAAGCCGCAGGCCAATCTGTGCCATCTCACGGAGATCAGCTGTGCCGTTGGCCAGGTGGGGCCAGGCTCCCAGGCGATCAAGTAGGCTGCATACACCTTCAAAGAGCTGCCACAGACAACGGGTTCCCAACAGACATCACCAGGGGAGGCCAGGAGTCCATGGAAAGAGAGCAAAGTAAAGTTTGCGCTGGGGGCCAGGTAGGGTTTGTGCACACAGGCAAGTCCACGCTCACAGGCATTCATGCTGATGTACCCACAACTGCGCACGTGTACCCATCCACCTCCCAGACCAGATCCCTGCAGCCTTGCGTGAACCTGAGTGTTCATGTGGCTCACGCCTCTCTGAGGGGCCGCACCTTCTCACTCCACAGTTCCTGGTTACCATGGCCTTCAGCACACAGGAAGTCCTGCAGCAGACGCAGCAGCCAAAGCACCTGCTGGGTGAGGCTGGCCAGGACCCCCACGGGGGCTTCCTTGATGTCGGTCAGGGCTGACTCCAGCATCATCTCCAGGAGGCTGGCGGGTGAGTGGGGAACTCAAGGGTCTACCTGactgtcttctttccttcccccgAGGCTCCCTGAAGCCCCTCCCGCTCCAGACTTGCCCTCTCACCTGCGCTTGATGCAGTCTGGTGGGCGCACAAGTGTGGCTGAGGCCCCCAGCTGGGTGAGCACCGAGAAAACCTGGCCACGCTCCCGCCAGGCAGCCTCATCGCTGCCTTCCACACCACGCCACGTCACCGAGAACAGCACGTTGGTGAGCAGATTGCACAACTCTTCCTCAGAGGTTTGCTGTGGGCACAGGTGGGTGATGTGGGCATGGGTTGTGGGCCGCAGAGGGAATCAGGCTGATGCCCATCCATCCCCAGTCAGCATCCCTCCTGGGGTagccacccaggaggcagagcatTTGGCTAACAGTGAGCCTGGCACTAAGGGCGTGGAAGAACTGTTTAGGGGTCTCAGCTACTACCTGAGTTCCAGGCAGAATCCTGGGGTCTCGCCAGACTCCCAAGAAGAGATGAGGCAGTTCACATAGAACGAGCAGAGGCCCATCCCCAAACCCAGAAGCCCAGGGCAGGGCCATTGGCGTTTGCTGCCCTTGGACCCTCTGAGGTCTCTGCCCTACAGGCTCTCTTGAGGGCCCTTCTGAAGCCTGGCTGGTGTCACCCACTCTGGCTCGTCATGACTCGCACTGTTCCAGGAGCCCTCTGGGAACACAACTACAGATGAGAGCTATGATGGGACAGCACAGGCCTGACTGGCAGTGCAACCCTGGTCAGACAGGGCCACACCTTTGGAGAGGCTACACTGCCAGTCCTGTGTAACAGAAGTGTCCTCCCTTGGGTACCATGCAGTGGCAGAGGGTGGGCCCATCTCACCTGTGGGTTGCTGGTGTTCGAGGTATCATCCCCGTTAATGGTGGGCTCTGGGAGGCTGCCGTCCTCCAGCACATTGGAGAGACTAGAGCTGTGGTGGCCAGGGGCAGCAGAAAAGGGCCTCGGCCCATCCAGTGGGGAAGGAGTGccaggctggctggctggagTAAGAGTACCACTGCTGCCGCCACCACCAGCAGTGTTGCCTGATCCTACACTAGACCGTTCCAGGCCCAGGTCAAAGGGCATGCAGAATGGGGAGAGAGCATGGTAAAAGCCATCAGGGTCAGGGCAGGGGGCCTCTGAGGGCAGGAAGACATCTGAAGGCTCAGCAGGTGACTCAGTGGGTGGCTTGGGTGGGGCTGGCTTGGGAGAGGTGGGTGACTctggggaagaaggagggggaCTGCCAGCTGTGGCAGCCTCCAGGACATATAGCCGGGTCAGCACATCCTGCCAGCCAGCCTGTCGGGCCAGAAGGCGCACTATATCTGGCTGTCCATAGATGAGGTGGAAGAGCTGCAGGCAAGAGCACAGCACGTGAGGACGCATCCAACTGCCTGCCCCAGACCCTCATCCGGGGTCTTTGCAGAGGAGGGCTCCAGAGACCCCCTCATGAGACAGGCAAGGTGAAGGCCAGAGGGTAGAAGccaccctccccctcccccaaagCTTTTACATCTCATGCTCACCTGGCGACAGATGTCTAGGCGAACGCTGAGGTCAGCCTGGAGGGACAGCTGTACCACAGCCAGCAGATCTGAGAGGTTCAGGCAATCTGGGGGGGATGGGTTGGGGGGACCTGAGGGACTGACCCGACTAGGAAGGGTCgggcccagccctggcccctgtGCCACtaccttccttcttcctgcctgcctgccctgtTTTTCTGACATGTCACCCCCTCCACTTGGCTGTAACCAGGTTGTACCTGCCCCCAGGAACAGCTTGTAGAGTCCCTGGCAGAGCTGGGGGGAAACAGTCCCCTCAGGCAAGCAGGCAATCAGACCCTGGAGACCACACTCCCGCAGCCGGAGGCGCTGGCGGCTCCGCTCAGGTAGCCGCTCATTCTGCTGCAGTCTGCGCAGGATCTGTGTGGGGGTCATCGGAGGACTGTCATCATGTGGAAGGAGTTACTGTAGGAGGGGAAGTCACCGTGCAGGTGTGTGGCTCAAGAGGCCCTTGAAGGCAGCTTCATCTGCTGGCCCAAGGCCTGCTGTACCTCCCTGAACCCCAGGCAGGGGCCCCAGTGAATGGGATGCCAGGGGAGGGGATGGGCTGGATGTACCTTGCAGACTCGATCGGGCAGCAGGGGCAGTGACCCTGGCCGCACTAGCAGGGCCAGCAGCACTTCGAGGTTCCCTGGCTCCAACAGAAAGATAGCCAAGGACTCCTGCGCCAGGGAACCGTGCAGCAGGGCTAGCAGCAGGTCCAGCACACCCACCACCTGGGGATGCAGAGTCTCACACTGTGCCAGGCCCCCATGCCCCCCTCACCCAAGCCTCCCCTTCCCCAACCTCCAGCCTACCTGGCCATCATCGCCTGTGGCTGCCAAAAAGTTCAGCATGATCTGCGTGACCTGCACGTCATCTGCTGAGAGGCTCCGCACCAGGAACTCCCTTGCCAGGCCCAGGAGGGAGGTCTGCACGGTGCGTAGGTCGTCAGCAGCCAGGGGGCGCTCCCGCTGCGGGCTGGCAGGTCAGCAGGCACACCCAGCCAGGTCCGGAGAAAGGTGGGGAGACAGggggagaaagggggagagagggggagagagggggagggagggtgggcagGTGAGTCAGGTAAGCGCATAGCCCAGTCCCCAAGGCCAGAGGCCACTGTGTCAGCGTCAGCCCCCCATGGCCCATCTGGCCCCACTGGCCTCACCTGTAGTGGGTGCGCAGAGCATCCAGGATAAACTGGACGCCGTACTTCTTCCGCAGCTTCTGTCTGTGCTCCCGAACGATGCTGGACATGTACTGGATGTGGCCTGAGCAGGAATGAGCAGGAGGCTCAGGCCACTAGGCTGAGCTGGACCCTTCAGATCCTCCAGGCCAGGGCCATGTGCCTGTCAGACTTCCAGGGCAGGGTCATAGTCCCCTCAGCCACCCCATGGCATTCTGGATTCCTATCAGGTGAGTCCCTCAGATCCCCCAGAGCAGCGTTCTAACTTCTCAGTGCTCAGCCACCCTATGGCCAGCCCCTTGCTCAGGTCCTCACACCTACCGAGGCGCACGGCGAAGTCACTGAGGGTCCAGAGGTGAAAGTTGAAGAGCAAATGCTGGTAGAGTAGGTACAGGAGGGGCCCGCTGCCCTCAGCCGCCACTTGCTCCATCAGCAGCTGGGCAGACATGAGCACGTTCATGTCCATGGCCCAGCTGGGGACCTGGGGTGAGACAGGAGCTGGAGTGAGGGCTCAGGCTCTGCCCACCTGCTGTCTGAACTTCTCAGCTGCCACCCTTCCCTGCACAGCCATGATGGCCACAGACATGGCCACCCACCTGCTCAGAACCCTTTGGGGGCTCCCTGCCGCCTCTGACATGCAAGCCTCCTGCCTGCTGTGCGGGTCCCCACCCCAACCTGTGCTGGGCCTTTCCCCAAATCTTCCAGATCCAACCCTGCTCGGCCTTTCAGGGCCCACTCAAGTATCAACTCTCCCAGGAGGTTCTCCATGACTGACAGGGCAGCAGGTTCCCCACTCAGTCCCCTCGGTCAGACAGGCTGACCATATCCCTAATCCTCCATGC contains the following coding sequences:
- the NBEAL2 gene encoding neurobeachin-like protein 2 isoform X4, whose product is MAASERLYELWLLYYAQKDLGYLQQWLKAFVGAFKKSISLSSLEPRRPEEAGAEVPLLPLDALHVLAEQLHQADLEQALLLLKLFIILCRNLENIEAGRGQVLVPRVLALLTKLVAELKGCPPPQDQGAQLENVALHALLLCEGLFDPYQTWRRQRSGEVISSKEKSKYKFPPAALPQEFSAFFQESLQNADHLPPILLLRLIHLFCAILAGGKENGQMAVSDGSVKGLLSVVRGWSHGPAPDPHLVPLALEALVGAVHVLHASRTPPRGPELRALLESYFHVLNADWPAGLSSGPEEALVTLRVSMLDAIPMMLACEDRPVLQATFLSNNCFEHLTRLIQNSKLYLQARAPPEGDSDLATRLLTEPNVQKVLDQDTDAIAVHVVRVLTCIMSDSPSAKAVEGDHSLCPPPPIRNEQPILVLVQWLPSLPTAELRLFLAQRLRWLCDSCPASRATCVQAGLVGCLLETLSTGLALEARCQEQLLALLQALGRVSIRPMELRHLLRPPPGLDSGPGGAEAGKARHAGAVIRSLSGMARHQGPARALRYFDLTPSMAGIMVPPVQRWPGPGFTFHAWLCLHPMDIAPTPAPTRPLQRKQLYSFFTSSGSGFEAFFTAAGTLVVAVCTRKEYLTMSLPEVSFADSAWHCVAIVHVPGRRPFSQNLVHVYKDGHLVKTAPLRCPSLSEPFSSCCIGSAGHRTTTTTTGLPMPPVPATLAYTHPALTRSQSVPASTGLGWGSGLVAPLQEGSIDSTLAGTQDTRWGSPTSLEGELGTVAIFHEALQATALWTLCTLGPNETAPFKPEGELHELSTRLLLHYSPQACKNNICLDLSPSHGLDGRLTGHRVETWDVKDVVNCVGGMGALLPLLERVAAQPKEAEASPAETHDLVGPELTSGHKTQGLVLPLGKSSEERMERNAVAAFLLMLRNFLQGHVVNQESLVQCQGPAIIGALLRKVPSWAMDMNVLMSAQLLMEQVAAEGSGPLLYLLYQHLLFNFHLWTLSDFAVRLGHIQYMSSIVREHRQKLRKKYGVQFILDALRTHYSPQRERPLAADDLRTVQTSLLGLAREFLVRSLSADDVQVTQIMLNFLAATGDDGQVVGVLDLLLALLHGSLAQESLAIFLLEPGNLEVLLALLVRPGSLPLLPDRVCKILRRLQQNERLPERSRQRLRLRECGLQGLIACLPEGTVSPQLCQGLYKLFLGADCLNLSDLLAVVQLSLQADLSVRLDICRQLFHLIYGQPDIVRLLARQAGWQDVLTRLYVLEAATAGSPPPSSPESPTSPKPAPPKPPTESPAEPSDVFLPSEAPCPDPDGFYHALSPFCMPFDLGLERSSVGSGNTAGGGGSSGTLTPASQPGTPSPLDGPRPFSAAPGHHSSSLSNVLEDGSLPEPTINGDDTSNTSNPQQTSEEELCNLLTNVLFSVTWRGVEGSDEAAWRERGQVFSVLTQLGASATLVRPPDCIKRSLLEMMLESALTDIKEAPVGVLASLTQQVLWLLRLLQDFLCAEGHGNQELWSEKLFEGVCSLLDRLGAWPHLANGTADLREMAQIGLRLVLGYILLEDPQLHAQAYVRLHMLLQTAVPARQEEACYVLSKLEAALGRALNTSSSESATDKTGPPPAATAAAERCSWLVPLVRTLLDRAYEPLGLQWGLPSLPPTNGSPTFFEDFQAFCATPEWRHFIDKQVQPTMSQFEMDTYAKSHDLMSGFWNACYDMLMSSGQRRQRERAQSRRAFQELVLEPAQRRARLEGLRYTAALKQQAAQHSTALLHWGTLWRQLASPCGAWALRDPPTLRWKLSSAETYSRMRLKLVPNHHFDPHLEASALRDNLGEVPLTPTEEASLPLAVTKEAKVSTPPEELQEDQLGEDELAELETPMEAAELDEQREKLVLSAECQLVTVVAVVPGLLEVTTQNVYFYDGSTERVETEEGIGYDFRRPLAQLREVHLRRFNLRRSALELFFIDQANYFLNFPCKVGTTPASSPSQTPRPQPGPIPPHTQVRNQVYSWLLRLRPPSQGYLSSRSPQEMLRASGLTQKWVQREISNFEYLMQLNTIAGRTYNDLSQYPVFPWVLQDYVSPTLDLSNPAVFRDLSKPIGVVNPKHAQLVREKYESFEDPAGTIDKFHYGTHYSNAAGVMHYLIRVEPFTSLHVQLQSGRFDCSDRQFHSVAAAWQARLESPADVKELIPEFFYFPDFLENQNGFDLGCLQLTNEKVGDVVLPPWASSPEDFIQQHRQALESEYVSAHLHEWIDLIFGYKQRGPAAEEALNVFYYCTYEGAVDLDHVTDERERKALEGIISNFGQTPCQLLKEPHPTRLSAEEAAHRLARLDTNSPSIFQHLDQLKAFFAEVVSDGVPLVLALVPHRQPHSFITQGSPDLLVTVSASGLLGTHSWLPYDRNISNYFSFSKDPTMGSHKTQRLLSGPWVPDSGVSGQALAVAPDGKLLFSGGHWDGSLRVTALSRGKLLSQLSRHLDVVTCLALDTCGIYLISGSRDTTCMVWRLLHQGGLSVGLAPKPVQVLYGHGAAVSCVAINTELDMAVSGSEDGTVIIHTVRRGQFVAALQPPSASVPGPIFHLALGSEGQIVVQSSAWERPGAQVTYSLHLYSVNGKLRASLPLAEQPTALTVTEDFVLLGTAQCALHILQLNTLLPAAPPLPMKVAIRSVAVTKERSHVLVGLEDGKLIVVGAGQPSEVRSSQFARKLWRSSRRISQVSSGETEYNPAEAR